From a single Hypanus sabinus isolate sHypSab1 chromosome 7, sHypSab1.hap1, whole genome shotgun sequence genomic region:
- the LOC132397312 gene encoding uncharacterized protein LOC132397312: MEKLRQGRRDQGSDREERFNVSRELRLVPPFEETDVDSYFLLFEKVAVNQKWPRDQWVVLLQSVLKEKAQQAYTALAMEEEEEESYDKVRAAILWSYELVPDAYRHKFRTLKKGWNQAYTEFAYEKGVLLDRWCTAEIVEEDYWRLRELILIEEFKGCVSEDIRMYLNEKPNKSISEFARFADEYALTHKTKFSSNKSSQRDHGNDRESPLAEAEVPPGASGKVEGDRPDGQRFPGLTCFNCGKGGHITSRCFAPRKETGKGKAEVPIRCAVVISKSTREPRVDRVQEGSETCLSNGTVSVREGDTPVPVQIWRDTGAKLSYISSKVLDFGCKTGMVAVKRISKGTEMVPLHKVIMDCELVFGPVEIGVRSEFPRTDADILLGNNLAGGKVWAAMTMTSRLVSVVAPPLDSKIYPACAVTRSMSREAAEKGSSLNPASSNFAETFLPTLYHEGLEGGKTNSKVKEGKGEEVDPPLARRKVLEAEDKDEKQLELLKGPGLDLDDQSGLAELFEEVENARGVPDDEMRAVLDEKGVLTLKRSAGLADEVVSARGVEFTAEGSCPESSWENQGKLQFGPGTGIESLKEANVPFECVQDVDAHGTEPSTGAQKKSEVFDSVEREGRPCGSDRRGSVKQGLTLVKVGSESSQVFVLDGVLKVQAETKSGEINIIIEGNGKYVVPKSNEENFKPADRLQIELEDDGAPHAIVIPECGVKRQNLKCCLNKEFELKTNSLKGPDERASHLCKIKELGGNSEDGLSLGHGVDKITPMKEVGESLFRQGTQAPHVGTNRKSGDG, from the coding sequence atggagaagttaaggcaagggcgaagagatcaagggtcagaccgagaggagcggtttaatgttagtcgagagttgaggttagtacctccgttcgaggagacggatgttgatagttatttcttgctttttgaaaaggtggcagtgaatcagaagtggcccagagatcagtgggtggtgctgttacaaagtgtgttaaaagagaAAGCACAGCaggcatatacggcgttggccatggaggaggaagaggaggagagttatgacaaagtaaggGCGGCCATTCTCtggagttatgagctagtacctgatgCGTACAGACATAAGTTCAgaactttaaagaaagggtggaatcaggcgtataccgagtttgcctatgagaagggtgtgctcttggaccgttggtgcacagcagagatagtggaggaggattattggcgtctcagggagttaattctgattgaggaatttaaaggttgtgtttcggaggatatccggatgtatttgaatgagaagccgaataagtccatctcagaatttgctaggttcgcagatgaatatgccctaacccacaagacaaagttttcctcgaataaaagttcccagagagaccatgggaacgatcgagaaagcccgctggctgaggcagaggtcccaccaggagctagtggtaaggttgagggggataggccagatggccagagatttccgggcttgacttgttttaattgtggaaagggggggcatattacatctaggtgctttgctccaaggaaagagacaggaaaagggaaagcagaagTCCCTAtcagatgtgccgtggtaatcagtaaatcaacaagagagccccgggtagacagagtacaagaagggtctgagacttgtctgtcaaacggaaccgtgtctgtgagggagggagacacaccagttccagtacagaTCTGGAGAGATACGGGGGCTAAGCTATCGTatatcagcagtaaggtactagattttggttgcaagacgggaatggtagctgtgaaaagaataagcaaagggacagaaatggtgcccttacataaggtcattatggattgtgaacTGGTgtttggaccagttgaaataggagtgcgatcagaattcccaagAACTGACGCGGACATCCTTCTCGGTAacaatttagcaggtggtaaggtttgggcagcaatgacgatGACAAGCCGGCTGGTGAGTGttgtggccccgcccctagattccaagatctatcctgcatgcgcggtcactcgcagcatgtcgagagaggcagctgagaaagggagcagtttaaatccggccagttccAATTttgctgagacgtttttaccgaccctgtaccacgagggtttagagggtggtaaaacgaatagtaaagtgaaagagggtaagggagaggaggtagacccgCCCTTAgcaaggagaaaagttctagaggcagaagataaagatgagaaacagctagagctgttaaaaggtccagggttggacctggatgatcagtctgggttggcagaactgtttgaagaagttgaaaatgctaGAGGTGTTCCTGatgatgaaatgagggcagtcctagatgaaaagggtgtcCTTACCTTGAAgaggtctgctgggttggcagatgaggtggtttcagcccgcggggttgagtttactgcggaagggagttgcccagagagtagctgggagaatcaggggaaattacaatttggaccgggtacgggtattgaaagcctgaaagaggcaaatgtcccatttgagtgtgtccaagatgtggatgcacatggtactgaacctagtactggagctcagaaaaagtctgaggtatttgattccgtTGAAAGGgaaggccgtccttgtgggtcagatagacgtgGTTCAGTGAAGCAAGGGTTAACTTTGGTaaaagtgggaagtgagagttcccaggtgtttgtgctcgacggTGTGTTAAAAGTTCAGGCGGAGACCAAaagtggggagataaatattattattgaaggaaacgggaaatatgtagttcccaaatcgaatgaagaaaattttaagcctgcggatcgcttacagattgagttggaagatgacggggccccccatgctattgttattccagagtgtggtgtgaaaaggcagaatttgaaatgctgcttgaacaaagagttcgaactgaaaaccaatagcctgaagggtcctgacgagagggctagccacctgtgtaaaattaaagaattgggtggaaattcagaagatggtctaagtttgggacacggtgttgataaaataactcctatgaaagaagtGGGTGagagcctatttcgccagggtacccaagctccccacgtgggaactaaccggaaaagcggcgacggttaa